Part of the Candidatus Cloacimonadaceae bacterium genome, AACCCTGACCAGTCCGCAGGGCGGAACATGGAATTACCGACGTCTCCGTCGGTTCTTGCGCGGCAACCCCATCAGGGGCGACACAAGATACTTCAATGTTTGATCATCACTATCTTGCTGGAGGAAAGCGTCTTGGAGCCGCTCTTTGCCAGCACGAAGTAGATTCCGGTTCCGCTTTTTGTGCCGTGGGAGTCTTTGCCGTCCCACTCGATCAGTATCTTGTTTTTGCTTGGTGTGCCCTGATAGATGCTGCGGATCTTCTGTCCGCGCATGTTATAGATCGCGATCTCGATGGGTTCGGTGAGTGGTTTTTCCATGGAAAGGCGAATATGTGCCCGGTTTTTGAATGGATTGGGAAAGGAGGCGATCTTCAAGTCGATTGAGCTGAATTCGTCTTCGACCGAAGTGACGTCCGCGTTTGTGAATAGCTTGAAATCATCGATGAAAATGCCGTTTGCCGTTGTGCTTGAGTTTGTTCTCAGGTTAAAGCGGATGTATAGATTGGAACCGATAAAGCTGTTCAGATCATAGGAATAGAGCGTCCAGGGCGAGGTGCCGTTGAAGTAATCCAGCACAAACCAATTCTGATTGTCCAGAGAGTATTGGAGGGCGACGAAATCTCCGTCCAAGGCGATGGCGGTCTTTGCCCAAAATTGCAGATTGGCATTGAGGATGTTGTGCAGATTGAGAGGGTTGATCAGCTTGCAATAGGTATTTTGATCGTTTTGATAGCTGCCGCTTGGTGAATCCGCGAGTGAATAGTTTCCACCATAGGCTTCGGCAGTGCTGCGGTTCCAGGCTCCGGTGCGCTGCCAGGCGCTGATCCCGGTTTCAAAGGTTTCCTGTAGGATTGGAATACTGGTCAGCCGCAGTCCGATATCCGGTGAGGCGATGTTGCGCATAATATGCAGAGTCTCATAGCCGGCTTTGCTCACGGATAAGTGATATTGTCCGGGGAAGAAAGCGGGAATACTGATCCTTCCATCGGCGTCGGATATGTATGTGGGAAGATCGAGATTCTCAAATACCAGAGCCGCGCCCGCCAAGGGTTCAAAAAAATCTCCCCGGATCAGGATGCTGAGCTGGTAGGCTTCGCTGGGCGTCAGGCTCACGTTCTCGGTCGTCACTCCAAGCTCGCTAATGCTTACGTAGCGCTCTTCGGTGAGGTATCCTGGGCGCATGTATCTGGCAAGATATTCTCCCGCGGGCAGCAGGTAATAATATGATCCAAAAAGCGCATCGGACTTGATCGGAACACGGTATAGAGGATGATCGTCGATGCCGCTGATGTGCACTGTCGCTTGCAAAGGTGCACCGGTGAGCGTGTCTGTAATATTGCCTTTCAGCATCTTTTTATTCTTGCGCTGAAAGAGCTTCATCGCGCCATTGACGTTGTTTTGAACGATTTGAGGGATTTGGGCAGCGGGTGGAATAAACTGGGTTGCCATCTCTACGGTAAAGCCAAAAGCACCGGTTTCGGCATAGATCCAATCTTCGGAAGTGCCGCTGGCGGGATAGAGTTGCCACGCCGGCATGGGATCATAGGTTCCGCCGTTTTGTTTTGGGATCAAAGCCGCCATTTCCACCGCCAGAGCGTTTTGTTCGAAATTATCCGGCGAATAGATGTCAAAGACGTATCCAAAAGGATAGAGCACCATCTCACCATAGGTGTGATACGATATCCCGGCAAGGAATCTCCGGGAAAGCAAAAGGTTTCTGAGAGCGGTTGTTTCCGGCTCTGAAAAGCCGGATGGACCATGATATGTGGGATAATAGATGTCGTCTGTGGAGCTCATGTAGCCCCATTCAAAGGCATAATTGCGGTTCAAGTCCACTCCGTCGTCCCCGCCGCCGTAAATGTCAAAATCAAAGCTGAAGTTATTATTGTTGTCGCGGATGTTCTTTCTCCACCAGACATCGGTCTGATCGATCACAATCTTGTGTCCATCGGGGTTTAGGAGAGGAACAAACCAGATTTCGGCAGTGTTCAAAATATCAGTGGAGGATGGATTTGTGCCATAGCCTTCCAGCAGATTGATCAGGATCGCCATGCTCACTTCGGTGCTGATCGGCTCTCGGGCATGGTGTTCGCCAACGATGTAGAAAGCGGGCTCGTC contains:
- a CDS encoding M14 family zinc carboxypeptidase — encoded protein: MKLILAILILLFCVNLPSAEPNPQRMVVRIDNPTMALVERFTNQGADIASHRPGEYLDLVVSNDGFLALYREFPNIYITQTEAQLKTNLAGSHRDIPGYRNYQQLQAELFQLQTQYPNLVQVVSIGQSVGHGYAAQNLTNYQSFQHQLWAVKCSNNVQETEDEPAFYIVGEHHAREPISTEVSMAILINLLEGYGTNPSSTDILNTAEIWFVPLLNPDGHKIVIDQTDVWWRKNIRDNNNNFSFDFDIYGGGDDGVDLNRNYAFEWGYMSSTDDIYYPTYHGPSGFSEPETTALRNLLLSRRFLAGISYHTYGEMVLYPFGYVFDIYSPDNFEQNALAVEMAALIPKQNGGTYDPMPAWQLYPASGTSEDWIYAETGAFGFTVEMATQFIPPAAQIPQIVQNNVNGAMKLFQRKNKKMLKGNITDTLTGAPLQATVHISGIDDHPLYRVPIKSDALFGSYYYLLPAGEYLARYMRPGYLTEERYVSISELGVTTENVSLTPSEAYQLSILIRGDFFEPLAGAALVFENLDLPTYISDADGRISIPAFFPGQYHLSVSKAGYETLHIMRNIASPDIGLRLTSIPILQETFETGISAWQRTGAWNRSTAEAYGGNYSLADSPSGSYQNDQNTYCKLINPLNLHNILNANLQFWAKTAIALDGDFVALQYSLDNQNWFVLDYFNGTSPWTLYSYDLNSFIGSNLYIRFNLRTNSSTTANGIFIDDFKLFTNADVTSVEDEFSSIDLKIASFPNPFKNRAHIRLSMEKPLTEPIEIAIYNMRGQKIRSIYQGTPSKNKILIEWDGKDSHGTKSGTGIYFVLAKSGSKTLSSSKIVMIKH